A region of the Candidatus Eisenbacteria bacterium genome:
CGCGGCGAAGACACGTTCCAGCTCGTCGAGCTTCGATTCCTGGTAGGGCGCCTTACCGAGCGCCCAGAACGCACGGGCCTGATCCTGCGTCGAGTCCGGCGGAGCGATCACTCGGAGCGTGAGGACGTTCGACTCCGCGATCTCCACCTTGGCGTTCGGATCCGGAGGGAGGTTGATCTCGAGCGCCTGCGGCTTCCGGAACACCGTGGTGCACATGAAGAAAATGAGGAGCAGGAACGCGACGTCCACCATCGGCGTCATGTCGATCTTCACGCCGATGCGCTTC
Encoded here:
- a CDS encoding biopolymer transporter ExbD — protein: KRIGVKIDMTPMVDVAFLLLIFFMCTTVFRKPQALEINLPPDPNAKVEIAESNVLTLRVIAPPDSTQDQARAFWALGKAPYQESKLDELERVFAAEGKKNPKLVVLVKIDRDTRYKYMVSIIDQLQFAELNRFSLAPLTPAEEKEVEVL